A region of Vitis riparia cultivar Riparia Gloire de Montpellier isolate 1030 chromosome 1, EGFV_Vit.rip_1.0, whole genome shotgun sequence DNA encodes the following proteins:
- the LOC117922893 gene encoding BTB/POZ domain-containing protein At1g67900-like has protein sequence MKFMKLGSRPDTFYTTEAVRSVSSEISSDLIVQVKGSRYMLHKFPLLSKCLRLQRLCSEFHESAQPQIVQLPDFPGGVEAFELCAKFCYGITITLSAFNIVSARCAAEYLQMTEDVEKGNLIYKLEVFFNSCILHGWKDSIVTLQSTKSYPLWSEDLGITSRCIEAIASRVLSHPSKVNLSHSYSRRGRDDLSSCNGTESLRHRPVSKGWWAEDIAELGIDLYWRTIIAIKSGGKVPSNLIGDALKIYASRWLPNISKDGTIMKRAASDPDSDSIGEITSKHRFLLESIVSLLPAEKGAVSCSFLLKLLKAANILKASSSSKMELARRVGIQLEEATVNDLLIPSLSYTNDTLYDLDIVMIILEQFMLQGQSPPTTPPRVKGSFEKRRSRSAENVDFGFQESRRSSSASHSSKLRVAKLVDGYLQEIARDVNLPLSKMIALAEAVPDFARLDHDDLYRAIDIYLKAHPDLSKSERKRLCRILDCKKLSVEACMHAAQNELLPLRVVVQVLFFEQARAAMAGGQVTELPNNIKALLATHNVDPSRPPAPLSTTTTVAAEDQWSISGLKSPKSSLSTLRMKLAEDDDLEENDIHPDGIGRSSKLKALCSIPTRPKRMLSKLWSINRSASEKN, from the exons ATGAAGTTTATGAAACTTGGGTCACGGCCCGATACTTTCTATACCACCGAGGCTGTGAG GTCTGTCTCCTCAGAAATCTCTAGTGATCTCATAGTTCAAGTGAAAGGAAGCAGATATATGCTTCACAAG TTTCCTCTGCTCTCCAAGTGCTTGCGTCTACAGAGGCTATGCTCTGAATTCCATGAATCCGCACAACCCCAAATAGTCCAACTGCCCGATTTCCCAGGTGGGGTAGAGGCATTTGAACTGTGCGCCAAGTTTTGCTATGGAATCACAATCACTCTCAGCGCCTTCAACATTGTGTCCGCTCGGTGTGCTGCAGAATACCTCCAGATGACGGAGGATGTTGAGAAGGGAAACCTCATATACAAGCTCGAGGTTTTCTTCAATTCCTGCATCCTTCATGGTTGGAAGGACTCAATTGTGACTCTGCAGAGCACCAAATCCTACCCTTTGTGGTCAGAAGACCTTGGAATCACAAGCCGTTGCATCGAAGCAATCGCTTCAAGGGTCCTAAGCCATCCCTCAAAGGTGAATTTGTCACATAGTTACTCCCGAAGGGGCAGGGATGATTTGTCGTCCTGTAATGGAACAGAAAGCCTGAGACATAGACCTGTTAGTAAGGGGTGGTGGGCTGAAGACATAGCTGAATTGGGCATAGACCTTTATTGGAGAACAATAATAGCAATTAAATCCGGTGGGAAGGTACCATCTAATCTCATTGGTGATGCATTAAAAATTTATGCGTCTAGATGGCTACCCAACATTTCTAAAGATGGAACTATCATGAAACGAGCTGCGTCTGACCCAGATTCTGATTCAATAGGCGAGATAACTTCAAAGCATCGGTTTCTCTTGGAATCAATAGTAAGCCTACTCCCGGCGGAAAAGGGTGCTGTTTCTTGTAGTTTCCTGCTTAAACTCTTAAAGGCAGCCAATATACTCAAAGCTTCCTCTTCTTCCAAGATGGAATTGGCCAGAAGAGTAGGAATTCAATTGGAGGAAGCAACAGTCAATGATCTGTTAATACCTTCTTTATCATATACTAATGATACATTATATGACCTAGATATAGTCATGATCATACTGGAGCAGTTCATGTTGCAGGGGCAGAGTCCCCCTACTACCCCACCGAGAGTCAAGGGGAGTTTTGAGAAGCGGAGGTCTCGGTCTGCAGAGAATGTTGATTTTGGGTTTCAGGAGAGCAGGAGGTCTTCCTCCGCCTCCCATAGCTCAAAATTGAGGGTGGCAAAGCTTGTGGATGGGTATCTTCAAGAGATAGCCCGTGATGTTAATTTGCCTCTTTCAAAGATGATAGCACTTGCTGAGGCTGTACCAGATTTTGCAAGGCTAGACCATGATGATCTATACAGAGCTATTGACATTTATCTCAAG GCACACCCAGACCTCAGCAAGAGTGAAAGGAAACGATTGTGCCGAATCCTAGACTGCAAAAAACTATCAGTGGAGGCCTGCATGCATGCAGCGCAGAACGAGTTACTGCCACTGAGGGTGGTGGTGCAAGTCCTTTTCTTTGAGCAAGCTCGAGCGGCTATGGCCGGTGGCCAAGTTACAGAGCTGCCTAACAATATCAAGGCACTTCTAGCCACACACAATGTTGATCCATCAAGGCCTCCAGCGCCATTAAGCACCACAACTACAGTTGCGGCAGAGGACCAGTGGAGCATCTCTGGCCTCAAATCCCCAAAGTCTAGCCTTTCAACTTTAAGGATGAAGCTGGCAGAAGATGATGACCTGGAGGAAAATGATATCCACCCGGATGGAATTGGGAGGTCTTCTAAGCTTAAAGCTCTCTGCTCAATTCCTACTCGGCCTAAAAGAATGCTCAGTAAGTTGTGGTCCATCAATAGAAGTGCAAGCGAAAAGAATTGA